Within the Hippoglossus stenolepis isolate QCI-W04-F060 chromosome 2, HSTE1.2, whole genome shotgun sequence genome, the region gattagccaaaatgtcctctggACTTAAAACTATTTGTGTGGACAAAGGTTGGACTTATGTGATAAAAGACACAAgttggactgtaaacagtgtacatCGAGCGTAAGAGTCATAACCTAGATATCCCGAGGCTAATTTATCAGACGATAGGTGATGTGGTTCAGGATTGACTCCGTCTTTATCATGAGCCAGTTAGTTAGCTGGTTCCGAGTGACCTCACATACAGACATGCAGTTACACCCACCCACACTCTCATTCTTTCACTTCCTTATTGACACACGCTTAGTCATTAAGGAGCATGAATAAGTGgacttacagacagacactTTTGGCCTAGAGGCAACCTTTGAAAAGCACAATAATCAACTGGGCTCTCCTTCACTTTCACTGTTGGTAGTGGCTCTTGCATGCGGGCTCTCAGTCACAGGGACACATTCCTGTCCCAGGTGATTCTTGTGGCTGACtagcagcagaaaaaaaggtAGGGTGTGTGCAATACTGTGAGAGCAGGAAATAAATGTAGCTTGTGCGGTTTCTTATCTCTATATGTGTTTACATAGCCCAAAGGCTTTGGCATGCCTCTGCCACTCTCCCAGGCAGCGGTGCACGACCTCAGTCATCACTGACAGGTTCCCACATGCTCACATCTGCCCGACACTTTCTACTATTCCCTGAGTCCTAAGACTCTCTTCTCTTGCTTTGTCTTGTTTACCTGATCCGGGCAGAGTTGCACTTCTAAAAGTTGTGGTTGCAATACGTGAAAGTGCTAATTGCAATTATTcccagatacattttttttaatattttttatacgAAAATACATTTGGCAGTTGGAGACAGCTGTATTTCATCCTTGAATCAGGGGTGAGCAGTGTCCCCTCTGGCTCTGCCTCTTCATTTTCATACCATCAAGTTGTGAGATGGCACAACAGATAGTTAGAGTTCCCCCTGTGGCTGGAATGGGAAGTGCACCACACCCATCACAACCCCTGGGCAGGCAATGCCGACGGTGACGtgatgagagagaaacaggttttatctctctgctcgtctctcattcatttcattactgacatttttttcatctgttCATTCCATCATCATAGTTCATTCTTGCCGACCATGCAgacatctttgtgtttgttctaaTCCGTCAAATATTTTCACTTGGGTTTTAAAAGCTGCTGcatgcttgttttgtttctggtCAGGCTTTCATTAGATAGTTGTTACCATCGTTGTCATATGGAAAATATTAAGCAACCtttcagtttttaaactttaatgtgAAGTGCCTGAGCTTTACAATAGGTTCcaaaattcaaatgaaagttGATGACGGTTgcttcactttttatttttatttgtattgctgGAAAAGTTCAACTGCCCAGTGACTGGTGTGtgtatatgcgtgtgtgttaatgtgtattcCTTTCTCATGGCAGAACGGCCGCATACCTTGTAATGCAGACATAGAGAGGCTGACACTGAACGAGGGTTACATCAACGGCACACATCACGTAAGCATCCATTAGAGCCCTTCTCAATGCcacttattttattgttaacatGCTTAACCATAAGGACAACCCATGTGAAACCTCTATTTGCTACATTTCTGAAATATGTGAATATGCATGGGTGTAGTTCAGGATGGAGCCTGGTCAGGTGATGCAGGAGACGTACACAGTGGAGGAGGAACCCCAGGAGTCTCAGCCCGTCGTCTCTGTGACCAGTGAAGATGGAACCACTCGGCGCACAGAAACCACGGTAATAcatagatccaaataaatatattatcaaTAATCCTTAGATGCCAATAGAGTGACATGCTGTCATAAATGGTTACAAATGAGTGTTGTCTTGAATCATGATATAGCTGTTAATATTTATCCTTGTGATTACATTCCAATAACACTATTTCATGGCTATCAATATTCAGCAGTAACTTCTTGTTTTCCGTCTCCTGCTCTTTAAGGTAAAGAAAGTAGTAAAGACCACTACCACTCGCACAGTTATCCCTTCTGTGTCAGACACACTTTCCCTGGATGGTGGGGGATCAGTGACTGGCATGGGGGGCTACACCACTCCCATGGACCGGGTCTACAGGCCGCCACCTAGTGGAGGAATGCCAATGGACTATCCCACTCACACCGTGCCCCGAAACTACCACTACGGACCTCCAGGGGGTTATGACGATTACCGCAGTGGGCCTCCGTCTGAGACCTACGCAAGCCTTAGCAGGGGCGCTCACATGGACGATCGCTACAGGTACCATACTTGTTGAAATGCAATGTATTTAAGACAATAAATACACATTCTGATTGGATAATGTTTTCTGGTCTCGTTCTCAACCTCTGCTTCCTTCTGTTCTCCAGACCGGTTCATCCAGACGGTTACAGAACGCTGGATCCAAGCTACAGAGCCACCAGCAGGAACCAGCTGGACCCCTATGCTGCACAGCCACAGGTATGTTCAGCTTGCCACACTTGCTAAATGTGGGGCTTTGTGTTGTATCTTAAGAATTGAATAGGATGTAATTTGGTAGACACCAGCTTTCCGATTGTCTTACCCTAACTTCTGCCTCTGTGTAGGTTGGGCGTATGGGAAGTGCTATGGAGCTTTCCTCCCTCCCGAGGTTTGTTCCAGAGCCTTACGGTCTGGAGGATGATCAGCGCAGCATGGGTTATGATGAGCCTGACTATGGGATGGGACACCCAATGCACTACAGCACCGTGCCCCGCAACCCGCATGTATTCCCCCATGGCCCCCCACGCCGCGCTGGGTAagtgatatttgtttttgtggtgACTCATCTATGTTAATAGGGATCTAGATGCAGGGGCGCCGCTAAAAATGTTGGAACCTATGAAAGAATATAACCTAAACCACCCACCAGCCTGGAAAACCCCTTTGATAATTCGTAgtttaataacagaaaatgaaaaaaagaatagcCCTAAACACTCttcaactaactaactaataataataacaacaataataatagtgttCTCCGGGCACCCCTGTCTGTGCTGGTCCCTTGGAAATCGCCCTAACCCTTTTCTCAGTTAACAAGTACATCTTCGCTAAATGTTTTGTATATGCATGGCTATTTGTTGGGACTGGTTCATTTAAGGATGAGTAAAATATCTACTTTGTGGAAATCGAGTTGTTGAAATGTGCACAAAAAggttattttaagtttaaatgcAACGTCGATGACAGCCATTACTTAAGTCTGAGAGTACTTTCCAATTCAAGTTAATGGAAAGGCTTTCTGAGACATTGAGTCACGTCAGTCCCGTAAACTCAGACATAAATAGTTAGTCTCTGCGGATTGGTCACATTTTACGAGACTGTCATGGCTCAGCATAGTTAGCGGACTCTAGATATCCTGTTGCAAATCTAGTGATGGTGTTAACAAGACTGAATAAAATCACAGTGCACTCTCATCTGagctctgggtttgtgtttgttgaagaCAGTAAACAGTTTGCGGATCCTGCTTCATTCAGTCTGTCCCTGCCAGGGAGCTAACAGTAGCCAACCAGCTGTATGTCAATACAAACAGTGCAGATGAATTAATGAACAGTTTTAAAATTCCACCTTGTCTGTGCATAGTTGAAGCAACGGCTACTGGCAGTCCATGTGTAGTTGTATGGAATAGCatttaacaattattttttaaaacatgcataatgaattattttaagtggttacgttttttttattgttcttattcttttcttgtgtttgcaATCAGTGccaaaactttaaaatatgttCAAAGTTAAATCTATAATATGCTTctataaacatttatattcaagGAATCAAGTGATTAAAGTTGAAGTAATTGAAATTTCCCAGGATTAATTCTGTAAAGCTATAATTATTTGTTGTAACTGAATCAAATTGGATCATAAGATCAGTGCTGGTATCCAATACTAATCCTTCTTATAAACAATAACAAGGTAAACTCTGGTATCTAATTTatctcagtttgttttgatAGATGtctgtttatacatttttgtcacCTCCCTCCACAGGAGTTACGAGGGCACCTTGGATGGAGACATGAGTGGTCCAGGGGACATGTATTACTGGGGGGGAGGAGCACCTCTGGCCCAGGGTGAAAGAGGAAGCATGGCATCGTTGGACAGCACACTGAGGAAAGGTCCCGGCCCCAGTGGCTGGCGTCAGCCAGAGCTGCCAGAGGTCATCGCCATGCTCAACTACAGGCTAGACCCTGTCAAGAGCAATGCAGCCGCATACCTGCAGCATCTCACCTATAAGAATGATAAAGTAAGAGATGCTCATATGCAAACACAGCAAAGCTTTTAGCAACTTACAatgttttggcttcaatttGTAGATCAGAAGCAATCATATGTCAGGAGTGTGAGGGTGAAATACACTTGTTTCGGATTAAAGTAAAGTTATGTATGATAGCAAAAAACAGCTGTTCTAAAATGGGAGCGTTTGGATGAAGAGTTTGTTGGATACATCAAACTTTTGATTTAGGGAGTACAGtggaagagtttttttttttataaagttgGAGGTTCGAGAGGTTCAGGAGGATTTTGAATTGAAACTGGTTTCAAATTTAAATGCCTCAAAAGCATCTTTTGAGGCCACTTATCAGTTATTGAGAACAACTATTCAGTGCCACATTTTGGAAAAGTTCAGTCAATGTTGATGGTTAAGAATTAGTATCTATATGAGACCAGAGCTTGATCTCTGAAGTGTAGATGAACTTTACAGATATCAGTGGTGATACAGCATAAGGTAATATTGGGGGAATGTCTTTAACTGCATTCATAGAAGACAAAACTTGTGCAAGACAAGATTTCTTAGTTTTAATCTTAAATAAAAAGAGCTGCAAAAAACTGTATTGATGGGACTTCTTCTAGTTTGCCCACAGAAGTTATTCTTCTTAAAGTATTTTCCACGacataatttataataaacagAAACCTGGACTTTACCTGACCACCATCCACTACTAacatccatccttccttcctctttccagGTGAAAACTGATGTGCGTCGTATGAAAGGCATCCCAGCACTGGTTTCCATGCTTGACAACCCAAACAAAGACGtcagtttgctttttttcctccttgcCTTTCAGTTTATTCTTGACTTTGTTACAAGTGTGCTATGATTGGACTAGGTGGGGCAAAATGAGTCTCAGGGAAACTAGTGAATTTCTTATGTAATACTGACACAATCCATTGGCCTGAGGCGAGTTTTGAGGAGAAGGTGAATGTAATACTCAACCTTAATCTTTGAAGAATGAAAATTGGGAATAAGCATTACGTACCCGACTATTCTTGTTAAATCCTGGAGGTCAACATTTGTGCTAAATTTGGTTTCGACCAAaacattctgtgttttttttaacattttttatggGTCCCTTTcatttagggttagggttgtggTAGCTTTTTGCTGATGTTTGAATGGACATTACCAGACAAACCACATCATGCATTCCACTGTCAGAGCAAAGAAGCCTcttaatttcacatttcatgCTCTACGGCCAAAAACTAGTCTGAAGTCTGGTGTGTGTCGAATGATTTGCTGACTGGGAAAATGGGTCAGACAGCAACTGCATCCACTTGATGTTCTTTTCATGTCTGTTGCGTTTAAGGAACATCATCAAAACCCCTTGCTCTGGAgtttggtgcatgtctgaaagcacctATATTTATTTCACTGAAACGGACCCGATAGCAAGAAGTTAGCGAGCAAGTCATTGAAAAGTCCTCTTCTAGTTTTCAGAAAGTGCACGTCCATGTTTTTTTGGGGCGTAGCTTTGGCGAGAGGGCTGATAGGACGGGGTGGGATGTATCCGttgcatttttttcaaagtgtttccTGCTATTTccagcttttccaggattaccaaccatAGCTTTAATGTAAGGTAACATTGGTTTACAGTGAAGAAATGTGGCCACCTAAATCCCTGTGATAGGGTATGCTTGCATCAGTATCTCATGCCAAGACCCACATAATATATATAGCAGTTTCAAGGCCATGCCAACTATGCCAAATCCATGTATGTGTTATATAGGGCTGCACGCTATTAAGAAAACATGCAATATGCAATAAGGTTGTTTAATATCCCATAACCCTTTaatttggggtcttttcatacatatTTGGACCTTGAAGTAacttttttacagcttttagCGGCTCCGTCAAATctcagttttctctgttttctcttcttcttccgaCAATGATCTAAAGGtctttaatttatcatctaGGGCAGTAGGGCTCCATCTGATCgtccaaatatattgacatgcagagtgtgaagGCTTGGTGCATGAAACACCATTTATTGCAGTTTTTGCTATCTATCGCGCACGTGgatatcgcgatgacgatagATTTTCaatatatcgtgcagcccttGTGTTATAAGTGCTCTCCAAGTGATTATCCATCACGTTTAATCACTCATTAAACTGTTACTTCATTACTGATCCAGGTTCACTACGCAGCCTGTGGAGCACTAAAGAACATCTCTTATGGCAAAGATCAAGAAAACAAGATCGCCATGAAGAACTGTGACGGAGTTCCTGCGCTGACCAGGCTGCTGAGGAAGACCCGTGACCAGGACCTCACTGACACAATCACAGGTTGGAAGCACTTGAAAACACAGTTTATCGtcatatatttgttttcctgcttGTTTCTTTATCATTCCTTCAGTCCTGATGGTAGATTTAGTTGCACGTCTATGTCAATGTCACCATTTGGAGTCTTGTTTCACTCATtacttttttaccagtttttcAATAAGAAGTTTCCTTCAAAGATTACTAATATATCATCTTCTGGATACCTACCTTTCCCAAATTTTTAAAGGATTAATTATAACTTATGGTTGATGTACTCTCATTTGATAAATGATTATCCCAATGTAACTTTCTGAGTCAGACAAAAAACTACAGCAATTCATTTCTTGGTAGGGTATATAAAACATTAGAAAAGGGTTATGGGTCTATCATTAGTTTTTTCCATATTCAACTGAGAATCCAAAATTGGATCTAataccaaaaataaataacggcttgtttttcataatttttgtACTCAAATCCAAAATAGGAAATGAATGGGCCCCAATAGGATAATTCATTTGTCCACTGGTGTAACTTGGAAGTCTCTGTGTCCCTAGGTTTCATAAGAGATTTAATGGACTCCCTCTATTCAGACTGGTttacacacaaatcacaaaatgcAACCATCCATAAGCTTATGTTTTCTAAAGGGAGATTTTTAAAGTGACAGTTGGTGCTGCAAGAATGCTGCATAACTAAACAGGGCGTTTTGAATACTtaaaattctgtatttttcccAGGAACGCTGTGGAACCTGTCGTCTCATGACTCTGTGAAAATGGAAATTGTAGACCATGCACTGCACGCCCTCTCCGACGAGGTGATGGTGCCCCACTCGGGCTGGGAGAAAGGGAGCAACGGAGCAGGAGGCGGCGAGGAGAACTGCAAGCCCCGACACCTCGAGTGGGAGACGGCCCTCACCAACACAGCAGGCTGCCTGAggtagggagggagggatgtaGGTACAGGTGGTATCAGAAGGCAGATTAGAGCTgagagagagctagagagagagagagagagagagagagagagatgccagCTTAACAGATGGATGGAGCTGTGGGATGTATAAGGGAGGAAGGAAGCGATGAAGAGTTGGCCGAgcagaagagaaggaaacacataatggagaggaaagaaaatatttcatgtgAAGCTTTTTGTGCAAAGTGTGGAAACAGTGAGATGACCAACGCCTGATGTGTTTCCCTGTCAGAGTAAACGGTCCCCTACACTTTATAAACATTTCACcttaatgttttaattgttgGGCAGTGAAAGAAAGAATGCATTACATGCCACAGTGCAAAttaaactatgaggtctgactgtctgcacgGATGGTAAACACATTATTGACCCTGGTGCGAGCTTGTGGTAGTTTGTGATAGCGTGACAGCATGAGTGAGCATGTGGAAAAAAAGTGCTGTACAAGCCAAGTAAAAGAcctcttatgttattatgagaagtgtaaaaaatattttggttcATTTTGAAACTGGGACGGGACAAAGAAGAATATGGCGggccgccacagtctagataattaatgggaaacaggACTGTATCATATCTATATAATAACTTCAGTAAAATACACTTTCTGAGTTGAAAGACAAAGGCCAATGAGCAAGAATATCACTTTCAAAATTCTGTTGTGGAATCAGTGCTCTatgtaaccctaacccattgAAATACTTGTGGGCTAAATGTCAGTTATTTATTAAAGAAGAAATTCTGGGTGAATTAAATCGTCCCAGGGATGTGGACGGGTGGAAGAGTTTACAGGGAGGGGGTAAGCAGAGGACACTGGGGCATTGACTTAAACAGTGTAAACAGTGTAAACAGTATGTTCCAGCCTCCAGGTCTGTTATCTGTGCATTCCCCTCGGCCACACGGTTAATTACAGCGTTCACTTGTGGCTGTAGAGAAGTATGTGTGAATAACTTGGTAATCTTGATCATTTGAAAACTTTGGTATTTGCCGAAAGGGTCTGGGCAGTATCATTCACTACACAGTATTACTAGACCTGCATTGTCAGATAAATTCTATAGATTATTACTGAGAATGCACCAACATTATGTTGATCTTGACTCATAAACATGCAGACGTTACTttgtatattataataattgcTCAGGTGCTTGTGGTTCATTGGTTCTTGCTTTTTCTAACCTATTTTTTCGTTTGTACACATTCAACATAATTGCTGATGTCTGTTAGCATCACATATCTAACCATGTAACATGAATATGATCATATGAATACAGCATGGAGAGTTTGAACATAAACAGTAGTTTTTTAAACTTGCTTAAacgaagagagaggagaggtaaCTGGTGTGTGATCTGATAGGTGGCACATTAAAAGGAAAACTTGTTTAAATCCTCAGTTGACAAGTATTGTATTAAAAGATGATTCCGGTAGGTTTTAGCTAAATTGGGtgaaattttattttgtatataaagTCGTGTAAAGCAGTAGATGGGAGACTTGGAACCCgttcagacattttaatgccaggtgtgaacaaaTGTACGTAGAGCTGTTCACTTGTGATCAGCTCTCTGAAAAGGACTTTTCACACCTATAATAAGTAGCTCCCTGTTTCCTCACACATGGCTGACCAAAGTTGATCAGAGGATGAGCAGTTGGCAGACAGAGGTGGGATTATTTGGTGCTTGTGTGTCCGTGAACAGCGGCTCTGTTATTGTGTCGTATCAAAGGTTAATCTAGAGGTAGAAGATCTAACACTGATTAATCCTCCCTCATTGAAGTGCatactttctttctcttcctgtgcGCAGACAGGATTCACTGACAGTGACTTCACCTGACAGTAGAATCatagaaaagtagaaaatgtgGTGGACTATGGCCCTCTCCTGTGCTGCTGTACTGATCTGATTTAGTTTGTATTTGCTATCAGAAATGTTGCAGTGAAGTGAAATGAGTGCCCCCTGCTGTGGAGGGGAATGCGTCCTGTTATTGTGTGAGAGGGCGCGTCTGTCACCAGGAAAAACAGGCCAGCACAAAAGACCAAGGCTGGATGTCTTGAGTTTCCTCCTTCTATGGTCCTTTTTCTTCACGTCCGTTCTGTATCAgtgaatgaagaaataaatggTTTCAATTTTCCATCTATCCACTGCTGTTAGATCTTTTAAGTGGGACCCAAtcacagagagagtgaagaaaTTGGTCCCGAGCTGTAACTTGAACCGAACTCTTTGTAAAGCAGGAGTTTTTAACAGGAGTTTCATTCAAACAGATCTTGGGGGGAGTGTTCAAGCATTGTGTGCAGGAATTCCTTTTGTAGTGACTTGTTTATTTCCCCAGCCGCTAATCcctattttgttttacattcttCTTTCTCATCCTCTCAACTTTCCGCTGGTCTGAAGAAATGTGAGTTCGGAGCGAAGTGAGGCGAGGAGGAAGCTGAGGGAATGCACAGGATTGGTCGATTCGCTTATGTACATCGTCCAATCCCAGATCGATTGTAAAGATGTTGACAATAAGGTTTGTGgatttatttaacattagaCAATTGAAGCATTTTCCCCCTAGTTAtcaattaagttgttttttttaagcaataGAGACTAATAAGTTCaggtattttttaaagaataattgaATTAAGATCCAGTGTATATGTTCCACTGCCAGTAGGTGATTTGGTGTAGTATTAAACTTTGCAGGATTAGTTTCTATTAAGATTAAACAATATTAATTCTTCATTCTTTTTCTCtatcatctctttttttccaccagTTGATAGAGAACAGCATGTGTCTGCTGAGGAACTTGTCCTATCAGGTTCACCGTGAAATCCCTGGCTGTGAGCGCTACCAGGAGGCCGCGCCCATCAACCAGGGCCCTGCCCCCTCCAGCCAGAAGGGCGGCTGCTTCAGCTCCCGCAAGGGCAaaggtaagagagagagaaatgtgctgTATTTGTTTAGTCAGTTGGAGAAAGAATCAGGAttactgtgatgtcactgttgtCAACTCTGTCTTACTCATctaatacagacacacacacacacacacacacacacacacacacacacacacacacacacacacacacacacacacacacacacacacacacacacacacacacacacacacacacacacacacttgcacaaacacacttgcacaaacaaaaccatttgCTTGCACAGGAATGTGAACAATTTCCCCGACTGAGAGGAAGCTCATGCTCTCGCACACTGTGTTTCACTGAGAGTATTGATTACTTTTTCCTCAACTACACAAcccctctctgctgctttgtggTTATTCCAGTattaattataaaatgattttacagTGACAAAGACCATCCCTTAAcattgatattaataataattcagatACTGTGTCCTCCCTTCTggctttctttgtttttgatatgtttcttgttttatttagataaaATGAGGCAGTGtgaaatttgtgtttgttttcattatccatccatctttattgaTTAACAAATTATTGTTGCAGTTTATGAAATGTCAACAgttggaaaatattttttatcacaATTTTCTAGGGACcaatgttttgcattttgtccTGGGAAATGACTGAAAGGATTTATTGATaatctaaatatttatttattctgatgATCAACTAATCACAGCTTTAATATCCtataaaaaagataattattAAGTAACAAGAACACTGAGTTGatggtggattttttttaacagtgatCTCTAAAGAAAATAAGGTCACATTTACTGTTATCGGACTTTTACATGGAGCCAGACTAGATTTTACAATGTTATAAATGAGACAGAATATATAACtactgtgtgagagagaagattCCATCTAAAGAACCTGTTATGCCTCAAACTGAGTGTCCAGAGTGTTAACGATGTGTAATATGAAATTACCTGAACAggtttttgctttgctttgacaccttcacacttggcatgtcaCATAATTGACTGTGTGTGGTGGTAGCAGTGCCTTTGTGATGTAATCAGGTGTTGACTGGGTGCCTCAGTTATGGCTGCTTTGCCCTTATCTTAatgctctctcttcctcctgttttgcCATCCTGTCCCTCTTCATCCcttccttttttctgtcttctctcctctccatgtTTCTCTCGTGTTTTTGCGCTGGGCTACAGATGAGTGGTTTTCCAAAGGTAAGCTCCTTACCTCTGTATGACGGCACTGTGCTTCTGCTGCCTGCTTTTGTTGTAGTAATAGCAGTAGTAGAGTAGCTGTAGCTGAGCTAACAGGTTGGTACTAACATGCACCCTTCTTTCTCACTGTGAGAgaattatattgaaatattcaGATAATTACCTTCATCACTCGTTGGTCGGTTTCTATTTTACTCTGACAATATACATCTAACCACAAAGATAGTTATTTTAAGGCTACAACCACACTACtaagtttttatttgaaaatacatCAACCCTGCTATGGAAATGCCTGACGTCCACTAGAGCGTAGATTGAGGTCTGGACGGACAAAAATGGAGATGTTCAGAAAAAACGACAAAGAAACTcacaactgcttgctgattgggtcttttcggtcacaTTTGCCAGGCTCCTATCACAAGACCCCCTTTCGATAGAAAACAATTGGCATCAGCCTCGGCTACCACTGTAGAACGCAACATTGATAATCACttacagctgttgtgcagttaaatgcTGCATTTAAATTTAGACAGGGATTAAGACTGATTTCAAATGAAtacgtagtagtatggatgtagactgacagtaaatacagttctccaaaataataatgataaatctatcatatcttttttattttatgtgctTGTAAGACTGTAATGTTGCTGCTTGCTTCCAGGTAGGAAAGATGAGGATGCAGCTTCAGATGTGATAGACATTCCAAAGAGGACCACGCCTGCTAAAGGTAAAGACTGGATCCGTTAACACGTTCACTGTATATATTGTACCAGGGAAAATAAATAAGCAGGTGCTAATAACCCTCAtgttccttctgtctctcttctatACTTGTCTTCccttctgtttcttctgcttATTTTTCACCAATCACTCCTTATGTCTTTACTCTCCACACTtcccctccttctccacctgttctccacgCACTCTCCCTCGTTTCCTGTAGGCTACGAGCTGTTGTACCAGCCAGAGGTGGTCCGCATCTATACCTCTCTGCTAAAGGAGTCTAAGAACCCCACTGTGCTGGAAGCATCGGCTGGAGCTGTTCAGAACCTGTGTGCCGGCCGCTGGACTGTAAGAACAACTATctgccttttttcttctttttttttttcagagcacCATCGCTCCCTGTGCTGAGTAACTATTGTCCCAGATTGAGGGAATTAGAGCAAACATGAATGACAATGCACGACTCTGGCTGCGTTCTCCAGGAACAAACAGAGCTTAGACAATATCATGTAATTTTTGGAAATGGAGTAAGGCATTAATACGCAGCATTTACCCATGACGTTGCTTCTACTTTTGACTTTGAACATCCAAATGTTTttggagaggaaaaaataaataataaaaatcttttGAATATTGTAAAAGCAGGTAAGTTAAGTCATAAATACTCTTTTAGTGGTTAAATCTGCTGCACGCAATTAGTGGGAGACACAATAATCCAGGAAAAGGAGTTTGAAATATTACTTAATACTTGCCGACCTCCAGTATTAATACTGTGTAATCATTCAGGTTTCTTTTGATATGATCATCTACAAAATGCTGTAAATGTGCTGTTTAATTTTAAAGCTATTATTGCAAATTTAGTCAAAGATGGTGCTTTGTGCACCTCTTTCCATAGTTAT harbors:
- the ctnnd1 gene encoding catenin delta-1 isoform X2; the protein is MEQCASTASLLASVREQERQFEMLSRALEDERRSCAGTLPRPLPNMQNGRIPCNADIERLTLNEGYINGTHHFRMEPGQVMQETYTVEEEPQESQPVVSVTSEDGTTRRTETTVKKVVKTTTTRTVIPSVSDTLSLDGGGSVTGMGGYTTPMDRVYRPPPSGGMPMDYPTHTVPRNYHYGPPGGYDDYRSGPPSETYASLSRGAHMDDRYRPVHPDGYRTLDPSYRATSRNQLDPYAAQPQVGRMGSAMELSSLPRFVPEPYGLEDDQRSMGYDEPDYGMGHPMHYSTVPRNPHVFPHGPPRRAGSYEGTLDGDMSGPGDMYYWGGGAPLAQGERGSMASLDSTLRKGPGPSGWRQPELPEVIAMLNYRLDPVKSNAAAYLQHLTYKNDKVKTDVRRMKGIPALVSMLDNPNKDVHYAACGALKNISYGKDQENKIAMKNCDGVPALTRLLRKTRDQDLTDTITGTLWNLSSHDSVKMEIVDHALHALSDEVMVPHSGWEKGSNGAGGGEENCKPRHLEWETALTNTAGCLRNVSSERSEARRKLRECTGLVDSLMYIVQSQIDCKDVDNKLIENSMCLLRNLSYQVHREIPGCERYQEAAPINQGPAPSSQKGGCFSSRKGKDEWFSKGRKDEDAASDVIDIPKRTTPAKGYELLYQPEVVRIYTSLLKESKNPTVLEASAGAVQNLCAGRWTYGRYIRALLRQEKGLPMMTELLAHGNDRVVRAMSGALRNMAIDARNRDLLGKHAVPHLVANLPGGGQSQPVRALSEETVVSVLSTLHEVLGSSLEAAKILRASQGIERLVLINKDGNRSEREVRGAGLVLQTVWGYKELRRTLEKDGWKKTDFMVNLNPPSNNSRANGGYEDSTLPLIDKGGKGDRDMIPMNDLGPDAYSTLDQRGRRNTLDNTLEPADKDAVQGGMYGERQASLPLMDSYDEKLIVCITRRQPPPTYCPC
- the ctnnd1 gene encoding catenin delta-1 isoform X4 → MEQCASTASLLASVREQERQFEMLSRALEDERRSCAGTLPRPLPNMQNGRIPCNADIERLTLNEGYINGTHHFRMEPGQVMQETYTVEEEPQESQPVVSVTSEDGTTRRTETTVKKVVKTTTTRTVIPSVSDTLSLDGGGSVTGMGGYTTPMDRVYRPPPSGGMPMDYPTHTVPRNYHYGPPGGYDDYRSGPPSETYASLSRGAHMDDRYRPVHPDGYRTLDPSYRATSRNQLDPYAAQPQVGRMGSAMELSSLPRFVPEPYGLEDDQRSMGYDEPDYGMGHPMHYSTVPRNPHVFPHGPPRRAGSYEGTLDGDMSGPGDMYYWGGGAPLAQGERGSMASLDSTLRKGPGPSGWRQPELPEVIAMLNYRLDPVKSNAAAYLQHLTYKNDKVKTDVRRMKGIPALVSMLDNPNKDVHYAACGALKNISYGKDQENKIAMKNCDGVPALTRLLRKTRDQDLTDTITGTLWNLSSHDSVKMEIVDHALHALSDEVMVPHSGWEKGSNGAGGGEENCKPRHLEWETALTNTAGCLRNVSSERSEARRKLRECTGLVDSLMYIVQSQIDCKDVDNKLIENSMCLLRNLSYQVHREIPGCERYQEAAPINQGPAPSSQKGGCFSSRKGKGRKDEDAASDVIDIPKRTTPAKGYELLYQPEVVRIYTSLLKESKNPTVLEASAGAVQNLCAGRWTYGRYIRALLRQEKGLPMMTELLAHGNDRVVRAMSGALRNMAIDARNRDLLGKHAVPHLVANLPGGGQSQPVRALSEETVVSVLSTLHEVLGSSLEAAKILRASQGIERLVLINKDGNRSEREVRGAGLVLQTVWGYKELRRTLEKDGWKKTDFMVNLNPPSNNSRANGGYEDSTLPLIDKGGKGDRDMIPMNDLGPDAYSTLDQRGRRNTLDNTLEPADKDAVQGGMYGERQASLPLMDSYDEKLIVCITRRQPPPTYCPC